The Fuscovulum sp. sequence TTGCGGCAACCCCGGTCTGCGAGGACGCGGCGTTGACGGCGGCTGCCAGCGACTCGGCCGATTGACCCGCGGTCGCAGAGATTTCGGCGCTGCCTGCGCTGCCGGTGATGACGATGTCCTGCGCGGCAACGCCGGTGGCAGTAGCAGAAGCGAGCGTCGATTGCTTGTGTGCGCCGATGGCGGTGGCGGCGGTGCTGTCGATGGAGATCGACAGGGTCTGGCCGGCGTCAGCGCCGATCTGGAACTGCTTGCCCGAGAAGGAGCCGTCCATGACCTTCATGCCGTTGAAGGTGGTGTTCTCGGACACGCGGTTGATTTCGGCCAGCAGCTGGCGGGCTTCGGCGGTGATGTTGCCGCGGTCAGAGCCGGTGTTGGTGTCGGAAGCCGACTGCACGGCCAGTTCACGAACGCGCTGCAGCATGCTCGAGACTTCGACATGTGCGCTTTCCGTCGTGTCGATCAGGTTCTTGCCATCGGTCGCGTTGCGGACCGCCTGGTTGATCCCCATGACCTGCGAGGTCATCTTTTCGGCGATGGCCATACCGGCAGCATCGTCCTTGGCGGCGTTGATGCGCAGGCCCGAGGAGAGACGCGTCATCGCCGTATTGAAATCGTTGTTCACTTTGGTCATGTTCGCCTGAGCGGACAGGGCACCGATATTGGTATTGATCGTCGTCATGGCTTCAGCCTCCTGAAAGTTACCGTCGCGCTGTCTTCTGCGCTCGGGAATGACAACGACGTGTTACGGGGATGTTTAGCGTCGGGATGAAAATTCCTGATTTTGTAGGAACAACCCCCTGCCCTACGCGCGCGCGATCCAGATTCCATACGCGCGCCCGCAATGATCTGCCTATCTGCACAGGCAGGGGTATCATTGGCAAAGATGCTGCCGTTCTAGGGGACGGAACCAAAATCCCTGGAGTGGCAACATGGATATCGCAACCCTTATCGGGCTGGTCGGGGCGATCGTCATGATCATCGGGTCGATGATCTATGCGGGCGGGGTTGCGCCCTTTGTCGACTATGCGTCGGTCGTGATCGTGTTCGGCGGGACGTTCTTCATCGTGATGATGAAGATGCCGATGGGCGTGTTCATCGGCCATTTCAAGGCGATGGGAAAGGCGTTCAAGCCGTCCATCTTCGACATGCCCACAATCATCGAGCGGATGGTCGAGCTGGCGGCGATGGCGCGCAAGGACGGGATGATGGCGCTGGAGGGCCAGCAGGTGCCGGACCGGTTCTTTGAGCGCGGTTTGCAGATGCTGATCGACGGGGCGGATGAAGGCAAGCTGGTCAAGGCGCTGAAGCAGGAAATCAAGGCGATGAAATCGCGCCATGAGGGGAACCACAGCGCGTTGAAGGCCTGGATCGACTATGGCCCGGCGATGGGGATGGTGGGTACGCTGATCGGGTTGGTGCTGATGCTGGGCAATATGTCGGACCCGAAATCCATCGGCCCGGCCATGGCAGTGGCGCTGCTGACCACGCTTTACGGGGCGTTGATTGCCAACGTGATCTTTGGGCCGGTGCTTTCCAAGCTGGAGGGTTACACCGCCGATGAGGTGACCTATCGCGAATTGGTTCTGGAAGGGTTGCGTGCGATTGCGCGGGGCGACAGCCCGCGCAGCGTACAGGATCAGATGGTAACCGTGCTGCCGCCCAAAGAGCAGGCGCGGCTGATGGCCGCGTAAGGGGAGCAGGCCATGGCAAGTTCTGCAAAGGTCACACTGCTGCGACCACCGCCCGTCTATGACGAGGACGATGATGATGACCGTCCCGCCTGCCCGCCTGTCGGCGCGCCGGCATGGCTGGCGACGTTCGCGGATATCGCAACCAACCTTATGGCGTTCTTCGTTCTGATCCTTGGATTTGCCAAGTTCGACGAGGTGAGCTTCAAGAAGATGGCCGGGTCCATGCGGGAAACCTTTGGCACCGAGATGGTGGCACCAATCATGGACAATGCCGAAGGCGGCATGGTTCTGGAGATGGATTTCAAGCCGCAGGGTCTGCCACCCGATACGGTTGAGGGCGAGGAACCCCCGACCGGAGATGAGGGCCGCGAACCCAACCGCGATGGCGAAGAGGCCGGACGATCCCCCGAGGAAGCGGCGCAGATTGCTGCGGCGCAGGCTGCGGGCGAGGCGGCAGCGCAGGCGATGATGCAGGCGCTGGCTTCGGGCAAGTTGACGGTGGAACAGGGCGACAAAAGCGTGACGGTCAAGCTGGCCGAGGGCGAGGGGCAACCCACCGCGGAAGAGGTGGCTGAGGTGCTGGCCGCGCTGACGGGCGGCGCGGCGGATGCTGCGGGCGATGAGCCGGGGAGCGATCCCGATAAGCAGGTGGCCGCCCCTGACCAGCCCGCCGAGGAAGGCACGGGCGAGCCTGCGCCGGGATCGGGTGGGGCGGGCGGGCCTTCGGCCGGGCGGGCCACAAGCCCCGGCTTTGCCGAAGCCAAGCTGAGCGTCGCCCTGCGGGATCAGAGCGCGCAGGGCCTGGTCGAGGTGGAGCGGCGCGACGGGAAGGTCTTTGTCACCGTGGGTGCCGGTGGGGCCTTTGAATCAGGGTCGGCTGATCTGACCGAGCAAGCCAAGACGATCATGGACGAGATTTCGGCCAATGCTCTGGCACCGGATGCCACGATCACGGTGACCGGGCATACCGACAACGTACCGCTGAGCGGGGGGCCCTACACCGACAATTTCGGGCTGGGGGCGGCGCGGGCGACATCGGTGGTGCGTGAGTTGGTGGAAAGCGGGAAGATCGACCCGTCGCAGATCGTTGCGGTGTCGCGTGGGGAATCCGCGCCGGTGGCCGACAACACGACCGATGCCGGACGCGAGAAGAACCGTAGGATCGAGATCGAAATCGACTATGGCAAAGCCGAAGGTGGCCCGGATTCTGCAAGTGGGGACTAAACCTTTGGCGGCAGTCTGTCGTTCAGGGTGGTGAAGCATGAGGCCGCAGCATGAACGTTGACATCCTTTCGTCGCTGAACACCAACGGGTCGGGCCTGAACCTGCGGGAATTGACCGCGTCTCTGGTTGCAGCGGAGATCGAGCCGCTGAAGGCCCGGCAGACCAGCCGGTCGGAAGCGGCGCAATTGTCAATCTCTGCGCTGGGACAGGTGCGGTCGCAGTTCGGGGCGCTGAACAACGCGGTGGCAACGCTGCGGGAAAACCCGGTTCTGGCGGCAAAGTCGGGCAATGCGGGCGTGGGGGTGACGATCACGGACCCAAGCAAGATCGCCAATTCGACCACATCCATCGAAGTGGAGCAGCTGGCCACGCGGCAGGTGCTGGAATTCGGGGGGTATACGTCGGCGGATGCGTTGGTGGGGGCGGGGTCCTTGCAGGTTGAGGTGGGGGTCTGGTTCGAGGATGTGAACGGCGACCCGGCCTTTGCTTTGAACCCCGCGACCACCGTGAACACGCTGAACATCCCGGCTGGCGTAACGCTTTCCATGCTGGCCGAGACGCTGGACGCGCTGCCGGGGATGGCGGCGCGGGTGCTGGACAAGGGGGATGGCACCTTTTCGCTGGGCATCGTGAGCGAGCCGGGCGCGGGATCGGCGCTGCGGTTTACGGTGGCGGAAACGGTGGCCGGGCTGGCGGCGTTCGATACAACCGCGACGAATGCGACGCGGCAGATTCAGGCGGCGCAGGATGCGGTGCTGCTGGTGGACGGGATCACCGTATCGCGGCCCAGCAATGTAATTGATGACCTGATCCCCGGGGCGACGCTGGACATCACCGCGCCTGCGGGCACGGCGACGACGGTCAGCTTTACCCGCGATATCGAAACGGCGCGGCTGAACATGCAGGCGCTGGTGGAGCAGGTGAACAACACCCGCAAGCTGCTGACCGATCTGTCGGCGCGCGGCGCGGGGGAAACCACGGCGGGCGCGCTGGCCGGGGACCGGCTGATCGAGAAGCTGAAGGCGGATCTGACCGGCCTGCTGGCCGCGCCGATCAGCGGCTTTGGCGCATCCGCCAAGCGGCTTTCTGACTTTGGGGTGGCGACCAATCGGGATGGGTCGCTCCGGCTTGATAACACGCGGTTCGAGAAGGCTTTTGAAGCCGATCCGGCGGGTTTCGACATGGTTTTTTCCGATCGGCTATCGGGCAGTGCACCGGGGGTTGAGGTGACCGGCACGCTGGGGGCGGCAGCGCGGGGGGGAAGCCTGTCCTTTATCCGCAACGCGACCACCGGGGAGGCGACGCTGAACGGGGAGTCGATGCTGGGTTTGACGCTGCCCGATGGGCGGGCGCAGTATCTGCTGTTCAGCGGTGATTATGCCGGGATGACGGTGACGGTGCCTGCCGATCTGGAGGCGACCGAGGTGCGCTATGGCAAGAGCTTTCTGACATCACTGGAGACGATGCTGGATGCGGCACTGACACGCGGGGCGAACAGCCTGTCGGAACGCGAGGATCAGCTGACCAGCCGGGTGACAGAGGCGACGGATGAGATCACGGCGTTGGACACGCGGGCGACGCTGCTGGAGCGGCGGTATCTGCAACGTTTTACCGCGATGGAGACAGCGATTGCCGGGCTGAAGAGCACCGGGAATTACCTGACGAACCTGGTCGCGCAGTGGAACAAGGACAGCTGACGCGGCGGGTTGGGGATGGGTGACGGGGGGCCATTGCCCCCCGGCCGGACGGATCAGGCCACGAGGCCGCGGCGGATGCCGAACTTTTTCATCTTTTCGATCAGCGTGGTGCGGCGCAGGCGCAAGGCATCGGCGGCCTGCGCCACGTTGCCCTGACGGGTATCAAGCGCGGCTTCGATCAGTGCCACTTCGATATCGCGGATGTATCCGCGCAGGTCGATATCGCCCAGACGGCCCAGCGCATCGTGGAACTGGGTGGGATCGGGCAGCTCTCCCCGTGCCTGCGGCGCGGGGGGTTCGGGCAGCACCACCTCGGCGCTGTCGGGGCAGGGCATTTCCATGCCGAGTAGATTGTCGCGCACGTGTCGTGCGGTGACCATGCGGCCGGGCAACATGACGAAGGCGCGCATCAGGACGTTCTTCAATTCGCGGATATTGCCGGGCCAGCCATAGGCAGACAGGGCGCGCAGGGCGCCAAGGTCGAAATGCGGAACTTCGGCGGCGGGGTTGTTGGAGGTGTATTCCTCGATCAGGCGGGCGAGGATGAGGGGGATATCGGCGGTACGCTCGGCCAGGCTGGGCACGGACAGCGGGAACACGGAGATACGGTAGAACAGATCGGCGCGGAAATCGCCCGAGGCGACGGCGGCGGTCAGATCGCGGTGGGTGGCGGTGACGAGGCGGAAATCGACAGTCTGCTCCGCCGTGGCACCCAGACGCTGAATGCGGCGGGTTTCCAGCACGCGCAGAAGCTTGGCTTGCAGGGCAAGCGGCATGTCGCCGATTTCGTCGAGAAAGAGGGTGCCGCCAGCGGCCTGTTCGATGCGGCCTGGACGGGCGCGGTCGGCCCCGGTGAAGGCCCCTTTTTCATGGCCGAAGAGTTCGCTTTCCAAAAGGTCCGCCGGGATGGCGGCGCAGTTCACGGCGACGATTGCGCCAAGGCGACCCGAGGCACGGTGCAGGGCCTCGGCCACCAGTTCCTTGCCCGCGCCGGTGGGGCCACGGACGAGGACGGCAGCATCGGACCCGGCCACGGCGGTAATCATCCGCTTGAGGCTGCGCATCGGGGCGGTTTCACCGACGATGATCCGGTCGATCGTGCTTACGGGAACAGGCAGGGCTTGAATG is a genomic window containing:
- a CDS encoding MotA/TolQ/ExbB proton channel family protein, with product MDIATLIGLVGAIVMIIGSMIYAGGVAPFVDYASVVIVFGGTFFIVMMKMPMGVFIGHFKAMGKAFKPSIFDMPTIIERMVELAAMARKDGMMALEGQQVPDRFFERGLQMLIDGADEGKLVKALKQEIKAMKSRHEGNHSALKAWIDYGPAMGMVGTLIGLVLMLGNMSDPKSIGPAMAVALLTTLYGALIANVIFGPVLSKLEGYTADEVTYRELVLEGLRAIARGDSPRSVQDQMVTVLPPKEQARLMAA
- a CDS encoding OmpA family protein, translated to MASSAKVTLLRPPPVYDEDDDDDRPACPPVGAPAWLATFADIATNLMAFFVLILGFAKFDEVSFKKMAGSMRETFGTEMVAPIMDNAEGGMVLEMDFKPQGLPPDTVEGEEPPTGDEGREPNRDGEEAGRSPEEAAQIAAAQAAGEAAAQAMMQALASGKLTVEQGDKSVTVKLAEGEGQPTAEEVAEVLAALTGGAADAAGDEPGSDPDKQVAAPDQPAEEGTGEPAPGSGGAGGPSAGRATSPGFAEAKLSVALRDQSAQGLVEVERRDGKVFVTVGAGGAFESGSADLTEQAKTIMDEISANALAPDATITVTGHTDNVPLSGGPYTDNFGLGAARATSVVRELVESGKIDPSQIVAVSRGESAPVADNTTDAGREKNRRIEIEIDYGKAEGGPDSASGD
- the fliD gene encoding flagellar filament capping protein FliD, translated to MNVDILSSLNTNGSGLNLRELTASLVAAEIEPLKARQTSRSEAAQLSISALGQVRSQFGALNNAVATLRENPVLAAKSGNAGVGVTITDPSKIANSTTSIEVEQLATRQVLEFGGYTSADALVGAGSLQVEVGVWFEDVNGDPAFALNPATTVNTLNIPAGVTLSMLAETLDALPGMAARVLDKGDGTFSLGIVSEPGAGSALRFTVAETVAGLAAFDTTATNATRQIQAAQDAVLLVDGITVSRPSNVIDDLIPGATLDITAPAGTATTVSFTRDIETARLNMQALVEQVNNTRKLLTDLSARGAGETTAGALAGDRLIEKLKADLTGLLAAPISGFGASAKRLSDFGVATNRDGSLRLDNTRFEKAFEADPAGFDMVFSDRLSGSAPGVEVTGTLGAAARGGSLSFIRNATTGEATLNGESMLGLTLPDGRAQYLLFSGDYAGMTVTVPADLEATEVRYGKSFLTSLETMLDAALTRGANSLSEREDQLTSRVTEATDEITALDTRATLLERRYLQRFTAMETAIAGLKSTGNYLTNLVAQWNKDS
- a CDS encoding sigma 54-interacting transcriptional regulator, with protein sequence MTTHWIDRAVSIQALPVPVSTIDRIIVGETAPMRSLKRMITAVAGSDAAVLVRGPTGAGKELVAEALHRASGRLGAIVAVNCAAIPADLLESELFGHEKGAFTGADRARPGRIEQAAGGTLFLDEIGDMPLALQAKLLRVLETRRIQRLGATAEQTVDFRLVTATHRDLTAAVASGDFRADLFYRISVFPLSVPSLAERTADIPLILARLIEEYTSNNPAAEVPHFDLGALRALSAYGWPGNIRELKNVLMRAFVMLPGRMVTARHVRDNLLGMEMPCPDSAEVVLPEPPAPQARGELPDPTQFHDALGRLGDIDLRGYIRDIEVALIEAALDTRQGNVAQAADALRLRRTTLIEKMKKFGIRRGLVA